The following nucleotide sequence is from Prosthecobacter sp..
GCGGCGACGAGCTTCTTCGCTGATGCGGCGTCCGCCTTTGTGAGGAAGGCCACGGTCTTGCCGGTGTTCGCGGCGAGAATGCGTGCGGCGGTGATGGACTCGCCCGCATCGGGATGCGCGGTGATGTAATCGACGAGTTCCTGCTCGAACCCGGTCAAATTGAGCCGCTGCACGAGGTCGATGAATTCGGGTTTGCCGATGACGGGCTTTAGGAGTGAATCAAGCCGCGCCTTGGCCTCGGGATTGGACGCGATGACATTGCGGTCGAGCAGTGCGGTGGAGGCGAGGGCGGTTTCGGCATCGGCTTTGAGAAAGATGGTCAAAGCGGCCCTGGCTACTTCACTAGAGGCCGTTGCAGGTTGGAACTGAAGGCTTCGAAGAAATCTTACACCATTCCGGTTAGCCAATTTATATCCGCTATCCGCAGGATCTGTTAATGCATTAGCCAGGATGTTCGGGATATTGTTTCCGCGGGCTCGAAGCATTAAATCAACCATTGCTGATTCAAATGCTTCGGATATTTCAGGTGCTTCTCCTGTGGATGTCGAGGCCAGTCGTTCAGGCCAGCACTTCTCCGCTCCAATTCCCATGGCTTCTGACATGAAGCGATCAGGTCGAATATGTTTTCGTGCAAGTTGTCCCCAAAGTGTATTCGACCGATCACTGACATCAAATCGCAGCGCAATCGCCGCTTCGCGGCGAACCGCAGGCGAAGCATCCTTTACGACCTTAGCGATCACCTCACGCAGCATTTCGGGATGCGCTTGCTGGACGAGACGACGAGCGACGCGGATGGCGGTGATGCGGATGTTGGGGGCGGTGTCGGCGAGGGCTTTCGTGAGCGAGTCGGGCAGAGTCAGGTCATGCGGGTTCGGTTTGTCGGCACCGGGATTGATCCGCTCCCATTCATGACCAGCAAGCAGCCACAGCGCCCGAGCGCGATGCTGCGGGAGTGATTTTTTGTCGTCGAAGAGTTTATAAAGCTCAGGCTCGGCTTCGGAGCCGATTTCTTCGATCTTCTTCCACGCGAGGTAACGCTGCTCCTCATTCGGAGACTTCAAAGCCGCCACAGCGCCTTCAACGGTGTCCAATTTGAAATCAGCGATTTGATATTTCAGAGCAGCCTTCGTCGTCACGCGGAACAACCGCCCGCGCGTCACATCGCCCATCCCATGGCCGCCGACGCCGGGATCGTACCAGTCGGCGACAATTAAAGAGCCATCGGGGGCGACGGCGACATCGCTGGGGCGGAACCAGCGGTTCTTGGTGCCTTCGAGGATGTTGACGATCTCGGCCTTGTAACCGGCACCGTCGGGCTGGGTGATGTAGGCGCGGACGACGTTCGGTCCGGCATCGCAATGGATCGGCTGGCCGTGGAAGACGCTGGGGAGGAGATCGCCTTCATAGATTTGCATGCCGGTGGGAGAGCCTGCGCCGGTCATGAGCATGTTCGGGACGACGCCGGGGTCGTTTTGATGCCAGTGACGCTGTGGGATCTCGCTTTCCCAACCGATGCGCGGGATCTGCCAGCCTTCGCCGGTCATTTCGTCGGAGTAGCCGTAGTTGCCGAACTCCATGACGTAGTTGATGCGCACGCCTTTGTTGCCGTCGTCGTCGTTGTCGCTCTGCCACAGGGTGCCGAAGCTATCGACGGCGACTTCCCAGTTGTTGCGGAAGTTCCAGGCGAGCACCTCAACGTTGCTGCCATCCAGCTCGCAGCGGAAGACCATGCCCTGCTGGTAGGGGCGGTTGTTTTGATTGGTGCACTTCACGCCGTGGATGTCGGTGATGAGATTGCCGTCCTTGTCGCAGAGCTGTTTGCCGGCGTTGCCGAAATTGAAGTAGAGGCGGCCATCAGGGCCGAAGTGGAAGGCATGAATGCCGTGGTCGTGCTGCGCCCCGCCGATCTTGGTGAACATGAGTTCTTTGCGGTCGGCTTTGTCGTCGCCGTTGTCGTCGATGAGCCAGAACACATCGTCGCCGCAGGAGATGAGCGCTTTGTTGCCGAGCACGCAGATGCCGTGGGCGCTGTCCACATCGCGGCCCTGATGGAAGACGGTGGATTTGTCGGCCTTCGCGTCGCCATCGGTGTCTTCGAGGATGAGGATGCGGTCGCCCTCGGCGCGTTCGCCGTTGTGCTTGCGGTAATTGACGACCTCGCAGACCCAGACGCGGCCACGCGCGTCGATGTCGATGCTGGCGGGCGAGGCCATCATCGGCTCGCTGGCGAAGAGCTGGACCACGAGTTCAGGATGCACGTCGAGCTGCTCGGTGGAGTCCGCAGGCTCGTGCGAGGCTCCCGCAACGGCGCTGGCTTTCAGCGGGCCGGGATTCTCCGTGTAAACGCGGAACTCGACGCTGGTACCGCCGCCCTGCTTCGTGCCGCCTTCATCGAGTGCGCCGCGTGCTTTGAAGCGTTTCACGCCTGCGGGGAGGTTGAAGGTGATGACGCTGTTGGCATGGGTGCCGATGCCGTATTCGATGGCTTTGCCTGCGGAGCGCAGTTCACCGCCTTTGACGTTGGAATTGACGCGCACGTCGCCGAAACCGGCTTGGGCGGACTTCCACTCGATCTCGGTGAGTTTTTTCTCACTGCCATCGGCCAGGAGGAGTCGCGGCTCCGCCCAGTCCGCCCAATCGGCACCGAAGCCGTTGCCGCCATCGGTGACGACGAGGAAGAGTTCTTTCGCGTTGCTGACATCGACGTCGATCTCGACGCTGTGGTTCGGCGTCTTTTCGTCGATGACCTTGGATTGGAAAAGCGGCTTTGGAGCGGCGATGGCGAACGCGGGGGCGAGGAGGGCGAGCAGGATGGATTTCATGCGAGGGCGGAGAGTACGCAGGTATGCGGAGTGCGCTATCGCGGAGATATGGGGTGCGGCGGCGGTGGACGGAACACCGTTGGTGTTCGGCCTTGGGGGAAAAGGAGCGCTGGGGGTGAACCCAAGGGAGCACTCGCCGAGGCTCGGCACCCTTGGGCTGGATGACGCAAGCCCGTTGGGCTTGGGGATGCGGTTTGTGAGCTGGACAAGTGGTCGTAGGTCTGGCGCAGCTTTTGCAAGCGGTGCTTGACCAGACCGCACACGGAGTGTGCGGACCACTTTACTTCACATCCTCGCCGAGGTAGGCGGCGAGGTGTTTGCGGAGTTCGGTGCGGGCGCGGAAGAGGAGACTCTTCACGGCGGGGAGGGACATCTTTAATGCGGCGCAGATGTCCTCATAGGGGCGCTCTTCGTGGCGGCGCATGATGACGGCGAGGCGCTGCTTTTCGGGCAGGGCGGCGATGGCTTTGTCGAGCGCTTGCTCAAGCTCGGCCTGCTGCGTGATGTGATCGGCACCCAGGATGCTGTGATCGGCGAAGTGCTTCGGCGGATCGTCCTCGTTTTCCTGCTCCATGCTGACCTCCTTGCGGCGGGAGCGGCGACGTGTTTCGTTGAAGACGAGATTGCGGGTGATGGTGAAGAGCCAGGTGGTGAACTTGGCGGTGACCTCGTAACGCGGGGCGCTGCGCCAGACGCGGATGAAGACCTGCTGCGCGATGTCGTGCGCGTCGTCGATGTTGTTGAGCATGCGTGCGCAGGTGCCGATGATGGCGCTTTGATGCAGCTCGACGAGACGCTCGAATGCTTTCACATCGCCCTCTTTGACGCGAAGCATGAGCCGGACGCTTTCCTGATCGGAAGACTCCTCCACGCCGTCGGCGGCAGCCTGCGGCGGGGAAATGGGAGCGGTCCGTTCCGGTTCGGGCATGAGGTAGGCTGGCAGTGTGAGCGCCATGCTAGCGAGGGTCATGAGCGCTGTAAACCACGGGAGGTGTGGAATGGTTGCGCACGAAAGTTTGACGCTCCCTGAGGCACCGCTAGTTTCGGGAACGATGAACGATCAAACTTGGGACACGACTTTCCGCGAACTCTTCGAACGCTGCGTGAAACTGCATCGGGGAGGGGATTCGAAAGGAACAAAGTGGTTCACGGCGGCGGACAAGGCGTTTCTGGATGGCATCGGCTACACGACGCATGAGTTTTTCGACTTTGTGGACGATCACTGTCGCTATGGAGCCGAGGGGCCGACGCTGGAAACGGCGCTGCTCGTCGCGGCGGTGCGACGAGATTACTTCCGCGTGGTGCAAAACGGCAAACGCAGCGGCAAAATCGTGTCGCCGAGTGAGCTGCCCCCCAAACCGGCGATGGTGGACGGGATTCCGTGGCTGCCACGCTTGATCGTGAAGGCACGGGCGAAGCTGAAGGGCGAGATGGACCCGGACACGATGTTTGGCTGCGGAGGAGATCGTGCGTTCTTTGAAGAGCACAAGCTGCACCCGGCGGATTTTCTGCGTGTGACGTGGGCGGCAGGGGACGATGACCGGAAGATCATCGACTTCGTGAAAACGGGGAAGATGTGAAGCAGGGAGCGCGGGCTTCAGCCCGCAGCACGCCGCCAAACATCATTACGCCGAATTCTATTTGAGCGCCGTCATCTCCGACGACCTGCTGCGGAATAAATTCCACGCTCCGTTTACTTCTTCGGCTCGACGCCGCCTTCTTTGGCGACTTCGTCCTTTTTCTTCTGCACTTCAGATGAGGCGACTTCGAGGAGTTTGGGGGCTTCGCCGCCTTTGGCGACGAATTTCAGGGCGACGCCGTTGATGCAGAAGCGGCGGTCGGTGGGGGTCTTGAAGCCTTCGCCTTCAAAGACGTGGCCGAGGTGGGCATCGCAGCGTTTGCAGACGGTCTCGACGCGGCGCATGCCGTGGCTGATGTCCACTTTTTCGAGGACGCCCTTGGCCTTGGACGAATCATAGAAGGACGGCCAGCCGCAGCCGGAGTGGAATTTTTCCTTGGAGGTAAAGAGCTCGGCGCCGCAGCACACGCAGTAGTAGGTGCCTTCTCCCTGCTTCTCAAATTCCTCATAAATCTTGCCGAAGGGACGCTCGGTGCCGCGTCCGCGAGTCACTTCGAATTGTTCGAGCGTGAGCAGTTTCTTCCAATCGTCTTCAGACTTCACGACTTCAGGCTTGGGCATGGCTTTGGGGTCAGATTTGGGTTTGTCCTCGGCATTTACGATGCAGATGGCGGCGAGGAGAGCAGAAAAGAGGGCGAGGCGGAGTTTCATGGCGTTGGGGTTGCTGATACGTGGGAGAGGGGGCGAAGATTGCTTATTCCCGCAAAAGAGGCGGCCTCAATCCTCATCTGCACGTGCCATCTGGCCGATGTTCCAGAGCAGCAGGCGGAACCCGGCATCGGGGTGGCGGTCGGCGGCATTCGCCTGACGGCGGAAGGAGGCGAGAAGCTCCTGGCGCTCGGCGGTGGTGAATGATCCGCCGCGCAGCACGCCCAGGTCCGGCATGTCCTTCCAAGGATCAGAGACCCATTCCCACACGTTGCCGGAAAGATCGAACAAACCACGGCCATCGGCGCGGAAGGAGCCGACGGGCGATGCCTCGGCAGCGCCATCGGTGTAACCGGGAATGGCTTTCTTGCCGGTGCTGTCGGCCGTTTTGTCGAGGTAGTTGCCGGATTTGGCCGGAGGCGGCCAGATGAAGCCCCAAGGGTAGATGCCTTCGATTTTCAGGCTGCGCTCGGCGGGTGTTTTGCCCACTTCACGGGAGAGGTAGGCGGCCATGCTCCATTCGTCATCGGTGGGCAGGCGGTATTCCTGGTCGGGTTCGAGCAGGCCTTGCGCGCGTTCGCGATCGGTCAGCCAGCGACAGAACTGCTCCGCTTCGGAACGATTGACCATGGTGACGGGAAAATCGGGGCTGGCATCGAGCACACGGCCATCGATGGGCGGCTGATTCGTGGCTTTGGCGAATTCGGCGAAGTCTTTGCGGCGTGTTTCGGTGCTGGCGAGCATGGCCTTACCGAGCGGCACAAACTTGATGGCGAGGCTGTTTTGCCATGGCTTGCCAAAGACGACGGAGCCGGTGGCTTTCAGGCGCAGATTGAAGCTGATGCTCTGACCTTCTTTGAGCTTGCCGGTGGCCGCGTCCGGTTTGTAGCCGGGCAGCCGGACTTCGTAGTTGAAGCTGTCCGCGCGCACTTTGGGCAGCGACAGCGGCGTGCGGCCCATGAGACGCTCACCATCAAACACGTCCGCGCCTGCGGGTGTGCTGGCAATGTTCAGGCTGCCGAACTTCACACTGATGATCTCACAGCGGATGGCACTGTGGCCGGGCTTGGGTTTGGAAGCACCCGGCATGAGGGGGATGTTCGCCAAACGCCAGGTGTATTCGTGGTCGGTATCGAGCCGGCCGGACTGGCGTTCCATCGCGGTCATCCAGGCGCAGAATGCGTCAGCCTCGTCCTTGGGAATCACGGCAGCGTACAGCGTGGTCTTGTCCGGCATTGTGACGGGAGTCACTTCGTACTCGGCGGCGCCATAAGTGGCGTCGAGGAAGGTGCGGAACAGATCCGCGTTTAGCGGCAGATCGGCGACATGGCGGTCCTGTTTGTACGTGAACCACTGCTTGAGCCGGTTCTGCCACGGTTTGC
It contains:
- a CDS encoding PVC-type heme-binding CxxCH protein, whose translation is MKSILLALLAPAFAIAAPKPLFQSKVIDEKTPNHSVEIDVDVSNAKELFLVVTDGGNGFGADWADWAEPRLLLADGSEKKLTEIEWKSAQAGFGDVRVNSNVKGGELRSAGKAIEYGIGTHANSVITFNLPAGVKRFKARGALDEGGTKQGGGTSVEFRVYTENPGPLKASAVAGASHEPADSTEQLDVHPELVVQLFASEPMMASPASIDIDARGRVWVCEVVNYRKHNGERAEGDRILILEDTDGDAKADKSTVFHQGRDVDSAHGICVLGNKALISCGDDVFWLIDDNGDDKADRKELMFTKIGGAQHDHGIHAFHFGPDGRLYFNFGNAGKQLCDKDGNLITDIHGVKCTNQNNRPYQQGMVFRCELDGSNVEVLAWNFRNNWEVAVDSFGTLWQSDNDDDGNKGVRINYVMEFGNYGYSDEMTGEGWQIPRIGWESEIPQRHWHQNDPGVVPNMLMTGAGSPTGMQIYEGDLLPSVFHGQPIHCDAGPNVVRAYITQPDGAGYKAEIVNILEGTKNRWFRPSDVAVAPDGSLIVADWYDPGVGGHGMGDVTRGRLFRVTTKAALKYQIADFKLDTVEGAVAALKSPNEEQRYLAWKKIEEIGSEAEPELYKLFDDKKSLPQHRARALWLLAGHEWERINPGADKPNPHDLTLPDSLTKALADTAPNIRITAIRVARRLVQQAHPEMLREVIAKVVKDASPAVRREAAIALRFDVSDRSNTLWGQLARKHIRPDRFMSEAMGIGAEKCWPERLASTSTGEAPEISEAFESAMVDLMLRARGNNIPNILANALTDPADSGYKLANRNGVRFLRSLQFQPATASSEVARAALTIFLKADAETALASTALLDRNVIASNPEAKARLDSLLKPVIGKPEFIDLVQRLNLTGFEQELVDYITAHPDAGESITAARILAANTGKTVAFLTKADAASAKKLVAALGKVSDRPSVAVLNQAFWPEKRDDVRRSIVEALALSSEGGRALLKWQSEKKLPDTVKTTAALALSRSTDAGLRNQAATELPLPAALGAEKFPPLADLMKLKGDAAKGQAMFMQAGCVACHQVKGQFINFGPDLTQIGNKLSKDGLFTAVLYPSAAVEHSFGGLTVTTKEGQTVLGYVVSETDVELTLKMAGGATQAIKKTSIVKKEEMKDSLMPPGLAAAIGPQGLADLVAYLQTLK
- a CDS encoding sigma-70 family RNA polymerase sigma factor, yielding MTLASMALTLPAYLMPEPERTAPISPPQAAADGVEESSDQESVRLMLRVKEGDVKAFERLVELHQSAIIGTCARMLNNIDDAHDIAQQVFIRVWRSAPRYEVTAKFTTWLFTITRNLVFNETRRRSRRKEVSMEQENEDDPPKHFADHSILGADHITQQAELEQALDKAIAALPEKQRLAVIMRRHEERPYEDICAALKMSLPAVKSLLFRARTELRKHLAAYLGEDVK
- the msrB gene encoding peptide-methionine (R)-S-oxide reductase MsrB, yielding MKLRLALFSALLAAICIVNAEDKPKSDPKAMPKPEVVKSEDDWKKLLTLEQFEVTRGRGTERPFGKIYEEFEKQGEGTYYCVCCGAELFTSKEKFHSGCGWPSFYDSSKAKGVLEKVDISHGMRRVETVCKRCDAHLGHVFEGEGFKTPTDRRFCINGVALKFVAKGGEAPKLLEVASSEVQKKKDEVAKEGGVEPKK
- a CDS encoding bifunctional serine/threonine-protein kinase/formylglycine-generating enzyme family protein — its product is MPPPSSHASFMSDPAVLPAAPPPPSEIADEEADVPLLAGANDEDGESSPPTDSASMELPAPPIAPPTAQQKVKSRDKNGPPSHRDDIVIPDYTLIKRIGSGAYGEVWLAQSVTGALRAVKIVWREDFELTRTFHREFQGIQQFEPISRGHPCLVHILHVGWNETRGFYYCVMELADDAEEGANISSTQTYVPRTLTTDMKRHGRLDPFFCRDAGVYMADALHYMHNHGLTHRDIKPSNIIFVGGVCKLADIGLVAAFGERTFVGTEGFVPPEGPGTPQADIYSLGKVLYEMSSGKDRMEFPEVPDNLSDEEWPFWLDLNRVICQACECDLTRRFATAAEFAESLQHVGDKKPENFIRRFSRAAIITLLASFTAASGLVMAKHQREWAYDIPLPVKPQPVLPARPQPPTPGKPWQNRLKQWFTYKQDRHVADLPLNADLFRTFLDATYGAAEYEVTPVTMPDKTTLYAAVIPKDEADAFCAWMTAMERQSGRLDTDHEYTWRLANIPLMPGASKPKPGHSAIRCEIISVKFGSLNIASTPAGADVFDGERLMGRTPLSLPKVRADSFNYEVRLPGYKPDAATGKLKEGQSISFNLRLKATGSVVFGKPWQNSLAIKFVPLGKAMLASTETRRKDFAEFAKATNQPPIDGRVLDASPDFPVTMVNRSEAEQFCRWLTDRERAQGLLEPDQEYRLPTDDEWSMAAYLSREVGKTPAERSLKIEGIYPWGFIWPPPAKSGNYLDKTADSTGKKAIPGYTDGAAEASPVGSFRADGRGLFDLSGNVWEWVSDPWKDMPDLGVLRGGSFTTAERQELLASFRRQANAADRHPDAGFRLLLWNIGQMARADED